A portion of the Bacillus marinisedimentorum genome contains these proteins:
- a CDS encoding M14 family zinc carboxypeptidase, protein MNKFLKVAGPTTLALSLAFSSAAFANPQSKPNGPWVENEQNLSFSSFMTNEQLYKTLEKLERSSQGKMELEIAGYSNVYEPDNYWTDEEKGDPIYLAKFGDNDPDKKKILITTQIHGNEQVGTEGAIDLMQKLAAGGKEVEEILDKVSIWFLPRINPEGSMNQYEGEWYPARYTHQTWNPEALGLPADTLAPWYYNADGSERAQNNNGRVVYGIPGYDQNRDYNPNLDFRVSDYSAEEVAGALNDKDVWKQDENGNWFEAYNGKNSSDFGGYYVTAESRIVTDVFKQFEPDVFVDVHHRYFNTLSDDDNRQVSIQVAADVAGDYTDPFSGKQYSVDEDVLTLGKQVNAVAHDSLQRGFSSFGAIQKYPKVDLPGTALGAFALNDTSIMLIELKGQSQNLGQKQTGMLKSTVSVPIYEVARKLADGSIHEVDPAIYDNIPEGANSISDPTTREDF, encoded by the coding sequence ATGAATAAGTTTTTAAAAGTAGCCGGGCCAACCACTCTTGCATTATCCCTTGCCTTTTCATCTGCTGCATTTGCCAATCCGCAGTCAAAACCAAACGGCCCGTGGGTGGAAAACGAGCAGAACCTGTCTTTCTCCAGCTTCATGACCAATGAACAGCTCTATAAAACGCTGGAAAAGCTGGAAAGAAGTTCTCAAGGAAAGATGGAGCTTGAAATTGCAGGTTACTCCAACGTCTATGAACCTGACAACTATTGGACCGATGAGGAAAAAGGTGATCCGATTTATCTGGCAAAGTTCGGGGATAACGATCCTGATAAGAAGAAAATCTTAATCACGACCCAGATTCACGGGAATGAGCAGGTCGGAACGGAAGGTGCAATCGACCTGATGCAGAAACTCGCTGCCGGAGGCAAAGAAGTCGAAGAAATCCTGGACAAAGTGTCCATCTGGTTCTTGCCGAGAATCAATCCCGAAGGCTCTATGAATCAGTATGAAGGAGAATGGTATCCGGCAAGATATACGCATCAAACATGGAACCCGGAAGCACTCGGCTTGCCTGCTGACACCCTTGCCCCGTGGTACTATAATGCGGATGGAAGCGAAAGGGCGCAAAACAACAACGGCCGGGTCGTATACGGAATTCCCGGCTATGACCAGAACCGTGACTATAATCCGAACCTCGATTTCAGGGTCAGTGATTATTCCGCTGAAGAGGTTGCTGGCGCGTTAAATGATAAGGATGTTTGGAAACAGGACGAAAACGGCAATTGGTTCGAGGCCTATAACGGGAAGAACAGCAGTGACTTTGGCGGTTATTATGTAACAGCTGAATCCAGAATTGTAACCGATGTATTCAAACAATTTGAGCCGGATGTATTTGTCGATGTCCATCACCGCTACTTCAACACCCTGTCTGATGACGACAACCGCCAGGTCTCCATCCAGGTTGCCGCAGATGTAGCCGGGGACTATACAGACCCATTCTCAGGAAAACAATATTCAGTGGATGAAGACGTGCTGACGTTAGGCAAACAGGTGAATGCAGTAGCCCATGACTCCCTGCAGCGCGGCTTCTCTTCCTTCGGCGCCATTCAAAAATATCCGAAGGTCGATTTGCCGGGAACAGCACTTGGCGCATTTGCCTTGAATGACACTTCAATCATGCTGATTGAACTTAAAGGCCAGAGCCAGAACCTCGGTCAAAAGCAAACGGGCATGCTTAAGTCAACTGTTTCCGTCCCGATTTATGAAGTTGCCAGGAAACTTGCTGACGGTTCCATCCATGAGGTGGACCCGGCGATCTACGATAACATCCCTGAAGGTGCGAACAGCATTTCGGATCCGACGACGAGAGAGGACTTCTGA
- a CDS encoding GNAT family N-acetyltransferase → MKIVQQWNEEDNNYIRKKLIEYNLSVLPDEVKHPKKNISFMMRNDEGEIAGGITGTIFWQHLHIDFLWVDSSVRGEGYGAELLGKIEDVARDNGCRLILLDSFSFQAPDFYQKFGYEVTGIVEDFPKGYQRYYLEKRLI, encoded by the coding sequence ATGAAAATTGTCCAGCAATGGAATGAGGAAGACAACAATTATATCCGCAAGAAATTGATTGAATATAATCTTTCTGTTTTGCCTGATGAAGTAAAGCATCCAAAAAAAAACATCAGTTTTATGATGAGGAATGATGAAGGTGAAATAGCCGGCGGGATTACAGGTACGATTTTTTGGCAGCACCTTCATATCGATTTTCTCTGGGTTGATTCATCTGTTAGAGGAGAAGGATATGGAGCTGAATTGCTTGGCAAAATTGAGGATGTTGCACGAGATAACGGATGCAGGCTGATCCTTTTGGATTCTTTCAGTTTTCAGGCACCTGATTTTTATCAGAAGTTTGGTTATGAAGTTACCGGCATCGTTGAAGACTTTCCGAAGGGGTATCAGCGGTATTATTTGGAGAAAAGGCTTATCTAA